In the genome of uncultured Pseudomonas sp., the window GTGCAATTGCAGATCGTGCGCAGCATCCGTGGGATGGAGAACGCTCACATCGTGCGGCCCGGCTACGCCATCGAGTACGACTACTTCGATCCGCGAGATTTGAAGTACAGCCTGGAAACCAAAGTGATCGCCGGGCTGTTCTTCGCCGGGCAGATCAACGGCACCACCGGTTACGAAGAAGCCGGCGCCCAGGGTTTGCTCGCCGGAGCCAACGCCGCACTGCGTGCGCAAGGCAAGGACAGCTGGTGCCCGCGTCGCGATGAGGCGTACATCGGTGTGCTGGTCGACGATTTGATTACCCTCGGTACTCAAGAGCCGTACCGCATGTTCACTTCGCGCGCCGAATACCGGCTGATCCTGCGCGAAGACAATGCCGACCTGCGTCTGACCGAGAAAGGTCGTGAGCTGGGTCTGGTCGATGATGTACGCTGGGCGGCGTTTGAGGCCAAACGCAACGCCATCGTCGAGGAAGAACAACGTCTGAAAAGCACTTGGGTACGTCCAGGTACAGCCCAGGGCGATGCAATTGCCGAGCACTTCGGCACTCCGCTGACCCACGAATACAACTTGCTCAACCTGCTGGCTCGGCCGGAAATCGATTACCCCGGGTTGATCGCCATCACCGGTGGCGGTGCACTGGACCCACAAGTGGCCGAGCAGGTCGAGATCAAGACCAAATACGCCGGTTATATCGACCGCCAACAGGACGAAATCGCCCGTCTGCGCGCCAGTGAAGACACCAAGTTACCGAGCGATATCGATTACGCGGGCATTTCCGGCTTGTCCAAGGAAATCCAGCACAAACTCGGCAACACCCGTCCAGAAACCCTCGGCCAGGCCTCGCGCATACCTGGGGTCACCCCGGCAGCGATTTCCCTTTTGCTGATTTACCTGAAAAAACGCACTGCCGGTCAGCAGTTGGAGCACAGCGTCTGATGTCGTTGGTCACTGCACGTCACGCCGAAGAACTGCGCGAAGGCGCGATTGAACTGGGCGTCGCACTCAGCCCCGAACAGCACGAGCAGTTGCTCGCCTACCTGGCATTGCTGATCAAGTGGAACAAGGCCTACAACCTGACCGCGGTGCGCGATCCGGATGAAATGGTCTCGCGCCACCTGCTCGACAGCCTGTCCGTGGTTGAACATGTGCGCGAGGCTGGGGATAACTGGCTGGACGTCGGCAGCGGTGGCGGCATGCCGGGTATTCCACTGGCCATCCTGTTTCCCGAACGACAGTTCACCCTGCTTGATTCAAACGGCAAAAAGACCCGCTTCCTGACGCAAGTGAAGCTGGAGCTGAAACTGGCCAACCTGCAAGTTATCCACAGCCGAGTTGAAGCGTTTACCCCTGAGCAGCCGTTCAGTGGCATTTGCTCGCGAGCGTTCAGCTCCCTGGAAGACTTCAGCAACTGGACCCGTCATCTTGGTGATGGCCATAGCCAGTGGCTGGCGATGAAAGGCGTGCACCCGGACGACGAGCTGCAGGCTTTGCCTGCGGACTTTCGTCTCACTGCCACCCATGTACTCAAGGTTCCCGGTTGCCAAGGTCAGCGCCATCTGCTGATACTGCGCCGCTCGGTTTAGGGGGAACGGCAGCATGGCTAAGGTATTCGCAATCGCTAACCAGAAAGGCGGTGTGGGTAAAACCACCACCTGCATTAACCTGGCCGCTTCGCTGGTGGCAACCAAACGCCGTGTATTGCTGATTGACCTCGATCCACAAGGCAACGCCACCATGGGCAGCGGTGTGGATAAGCATGCGCTGGAGCACTCGGTTTACGACCTGTTGATCGGCGAGTGCAACCTGGGCGATGCCATGCAGTTTTCCGAGCATGGCGGTTATCAACTGCTGCCGGCCAACCGCGATCTCACGGCTGCCGAAGTCGGCTTGCTGGAAATGCAGATGAAGGAAAGCCGGCTGCGTAATGCGCTGGCCCCGATCCGCGAGAATTACGATTACATCCTCATCGATTGCCCGCCAGCGCTGTCGATGCTCACCATCAACGCCCTGGTGGCCGCTGATGGCGTGATCATCCCGATGCAGTGTGAGTACTACGCGCTGGAAGGGTTGAGTGACCTGGTCAACAGCATCCAGCGTATTGCCGAGTTGTTGAACCCAAGTCTGAAAATCGAAGGGCTGTTGCGTACCATGTACGACCCGCGCATCAGCCTGACCAACGACGTCTCGGCGCAGCTCAAGCAGCATTTCCCCGAGACGCTGTACCAAACCGTTATCCCGCGTAACGTGCGTTTGGCCGAAGCTCCGAGCTTTGGCATGCCGGCGCTGGTGTATGACAAAAGTTCCCGCGGGGCCATTGCCTATTTGGCACTGGCCGGCGAATTGGTCCGCCGCCAGCGTGCGAACGCTCGCAGCGCAACCGCATAAGGAAATACCCATGGCTGTGAAAAAACGAGGACTGGGACGCGGTCTGGATGCCCTGCTGGGCGGTTCCAGCGTCAGCG includes:
- the rsmG gene encoding 16S rRNA (guanine(527)-N(7))-methyltransferase RsmG, whose product is MSLVTARHAEELREGAIELGVALSPEQHEQLLAYLALLIKWNKAYNLTAVRDPDEMVSRHLLDSLSVVEHVREAGDNWLDVGSGGGMPGIPLAILFPERQFTLLDSNGKKTRFLTQVKLELKLANLQVIHSRVEAFTPEQPFSGICSRAFSSLEDFSNWTRHLGDGHSQWLAMKGVHPDDELQALPADFRLTATHVLKVPGCQGQRHLLILRRSV
- a CDS encoding ParA family protein, with the translated sequence MAKVFAIANQKGGVGKTTTCINLAASLVATKRRVLLIDLDPQGNATMGSGVDKHALEHSVYDLLIGECNLGDAMQFSEHGGYQLLPANRDLTAAEVGLLEMQMKESRLRNALAPIRENYDYILIDCPPALSMLTINALVAADGVIIPMQCEYYALEGLSDLVNSIQRIAELLNPSLKIEGLLRTMYDPRISLTNDVSAQLKQHFPETLYQTVIPRNVRLAEAPSFGMPALVYDKSSRGAIAYLALAGELVRRQRANARSATA